In Triplophysa rosa linkage group LG2, Trosa_1v2, whole genome shotgun sequence, the genomic window TGTTGTGTGGCAAGAGTGTGCCAGGTCTCAGAATCGTCTTGCAACTGATAACACCTTAAGTGATATATGTGATGGCTCAGTCTTCAAATccaatgagctatttctgcaAGCAGGTCGCACAATCTTAAAACTGATCTTGTATCAGGACGGTTTTGAAGTTGTCAACCCACTTGGGTCagccaaaaaaaaacacaagcttGTTGGAGTATACTTTACCCTTGCTGACTTGGAGCCTTTCCATCGTTCCAGTATTGACAATTTGCAGTTAGTACTGTTGTGCAAAGAGACAGACTTCAAATCCTTTGGTCCAGATGCAGTGTTTTCTAGATTGTTGTCAGACCTGAGACAGCTTGAAGACCAGGGAATTGTGACCACCTCTGGTCATGTGGTTCAAGCAACACTAATATCTATTGTAGGTGACAATTTGGGGTCACACTGCATTGGTGGCTACACACAGAATTTCAGCACTTCTAAGTACTTCTGCAGGTACTGTAAGGCAGAAAGAGACCAGCTTGAGAATGTGAGTCAGCAATTTCCTGTTCGAACAGTCAATACCTACAAAGAAGCAGTGCAGTTACTGCAGCAGAGTGATGTGGTTGATGTCAAAGGAATACGTAGTGACTCAGTCTTTAACAATCTGAAATATTTCCATGTATGTCAGCCAGGCCTTCCTCCATGCATAGGGCATGACTTGTTTGAGGGTGTTATAACTTATGACTTAGCCATTTACCTGCGCTACTTTATAAAGGTTAAACATTGGTTCACATACTCTCAGCTGAACAGACGGATTACACAATTTACCTACAAGGACTCAGATTGTAACTCCCGTCCATGTCCTGTGAGTGAAAAAGGCAAGACACTAGGTGGCAAAGCAGCTGAGAACTGGTGTCTCCTTAGACTTCTGCCTGTCATTATTGGTGACAAAGTTGATCCTCATGACCCAGTGTGGCAACTAGTGATCACTTTGAAAGAACTTGTCGAATTAGTGTGTGCTCCCACAATCACCACTGCCCAGATTGCTTACCTCAACGTTGTTGTGGTTGAGTATCTAGAAACAAGGAAAGCAATGTTTCCCTCTGATCATTTAAAACCCAAGCACCACTATCTTCTGCATTACGCCTCACTGATCCTCAAACTGGGCCCCCTAATACGGCTATGGACAATGAGGTTTGAGAGTAAACACTCCTACTTCAAGAGGTGTGTGAGAAGgatacaaaactttaaaaacgtCTGCCAAACTCTTGCAAATCAGCACCAACTCCTCCAAATGACCCTCAGCTCAAAGTCCTTTTTTGCACCAGTGCTACATGCAAAAAACTCAACTCCATATCATCCTCACCTGTATAACAATGAAGTGCGTAATGCAGTTGTAGCCAGTGTGTTTACAGAACCAGATTCTGTGTCCAGTGAGGTAAGCTTTAAGGGCACCCTTTACAAAAAGGGATCTTTTCTCTGTCTAAATCGTAAGTCTGATGAATCAATTAAGTTTGGTCAGATTGAGCTTATTTTGATCAAGCCTAACAAGGAGGTAGGTTTCTTGGTGACGCCACACATTTCGGTGTATTTGGCAGAGTATGGACTGTATGAGGTCACACAAGCCCATGAGGCTATGTACTGCATTAAAGCAGAAGACTGCCTGGATTATTACCCATTGCCACTGTACAGTCTCATCAGACATAAAGTCATATCTCTTAAGCACAGTGTTGTAAATCAGGCTTGAGGTTCACAGCTATTTTGCATAATAGTTAAATTTGTGTGTACAAGTTAATGTAGAAGCTGTCAATAGAAAAAATGCAGAATATTACTGAATATAACACATTGTACTTGTGGTGTAATTCACAATCTGATTTTTACTAAACATCAACCTCATCTATTTCTCCTTGCAGCCATGAATGAATGGACAAGCAACCTAACCTCATCCCTTAGTTCTGTATTCAGCCAAGAGGATGTAGTACACCAAGTGGTGGAGGTGATTAAATACCTTGGAGTCTCTTCAGCTATGGACCTGAAGTATGTGGGGGCAGATGACTTTGCAGGAGTCCTAAAGCCAATAGAAGCAAGAAAAGTTATTGCCCACTTTAAAAGTAAGTAATTGCCATGATCAGCTAATATAGATTCAGTTTCATATGATGTATAAAGTTCTAAGCAGCATGTATGATTATTCAGAGACTTACATAATGTAATGTCGCTTACTCGTTTTACAAGATCATATCTAGTTGTGTAGCCAGGCTGTTtaaataaagcagacttttgaTGTATTGCCTGACatcaatgtctttgttctatatAAAGGGTTATCCTCAGGAATGGGAATGGTGGATGATTCCTCAAATGCTGCTACTTCAATAGAAGAGTCAAGCACTGGTGAAGATTCCTTCTTTAATGACCTTGATGATTCCGTCACCAGTGATTACTCCACACCAGAGGTCACTGCCACAAGAAGGTCCGTTTTTTACGTGCGGTCACCCAGTGTGTCAAGTCAGTCTTCGCCCAGTGTGTCAAGTCATTCTTCTCCCTGTGTGCCACGTCAGTCCTCTCAGTCTTCTTCAAGTGTGCCAAGTCAGTCTTCTCCCAATGTACAAAGTCAGTCCTCACCCAGTGTGCCAAGTGCCTTTCCTTCAGCCACAGAAAATAATAGCTGGCATTACAGCTTTGATATACCATGGAATAAGTTGACCTCAACTACAAGAAATATACTGGAAAATGAGCAGAGGCCGTCTGCAGCAGAGAGAAGGGAGATTATAAGGATTGTAGTTGCTGAGATATTAACTGCATGCAAGAAACCAGGAAGGAGGCACATTATTGAGATAGCGAGGAAAATGGTAATTCGCCACCCCAAATCCTTTCATGATGAGATTGAGGGCCAGGTTGTCGGCACTGGATATGACTCTATTGTGAAACAGTTAATGTCTCGAATCGAGAATTGCAGACGACTCCAATCTCTTGCCAATAAAAGGTGCTCTGAAAGTGGCAGCTCTGAGAATGATAAAAAAGTGCGCAAAGATGCATATGGCTGCATTAACCCTGACCCAGAGCTTCCTGCTGGTGAAACAAGAGAATTACAAAAGATAAAACAAGAAGAACTTATTcagatgtttaaaaacaaagatgaagATTCAAAGAAAATGGAACAATTAATGTTGGAGACATTTTCTTCACAGAGGAGAGACATATTGTCTGGACAAAAAGAGACAAAAGATATCATTAGGGAGTGGCCTTTTCTTTTCCATGAAACTGGAATGAAGCTTCATTTCAGGCAACTGACGGGCATTCACATTGATGACTGCTTCGAAGAGTCCGCGGCTACCAAGTTCCGAAGAATCTTCCGATACTTCCAATTTGTTCAAACTGATCCATCCAGCAGAATAGGCTCTATTCTGAGCCAAAGACTAGAAGGATGTGATGAAACTTGTGCTGCTGTTCTGATGCTTCTAGCTCATTTTAAAGAGCAGCAAGACAAGATGTTTTTTCATGTTGATGACACTGCCGTGGCAACTGATGTTGACACCACTAAGCTTCCATGGACACCCTGCATTGTGGTTTGTGGTAAGTTGTTGGTTAAATTACTTTAACACAATACAGAAGTAATGGGTCAGGAGGGGTGTACTGTATACACTGTAGAACAAATATGCTTGGAGTTTAAGAAATTGTGTAACAGAATTTGTTGccagttttaatttattttacaataataagAATGAAGCTAACTAAACACAGGCCCTGGCCTACCTAACCTCATTGGATACATATACCTGAGGTCAGATTTACTTGCCATTGTAATTTTACTCCGCTTGTACTGTTCACAGGGAACA contains:
- the LOC130567342 gene encoding uncharacterized protein LOC130567342, translated to MNEWTSNLTSSLSSVFSQEDVVHQVVEVIKYLGVSSAMDLKYVGADDFAGVLKPIEARKVIAHFKRLSSGMGMVDDSSNAATSIEESSTGEDSFFNDLDDSVTSDYSTPEVTATRRSVFYVRSPSVSSQSSPSVSSHSSPCVPRQSSQSSSSVPSQSSPNVQSQSSPSVPSAFPSATENNSWHYSFDIPWNKLTSTTRNILENEQRPSAAERREIIRIVVAEILTACKKPGRRHIIEIARKMVIRHPKSFHDEIEGQVVGTGYDSIVKQLMSRIENCRRLQSLANKRCSESGSSENDKKVRKDAYGCINPDPELPAGETRELQKIKQEELIQMFKNKDEDSKKMEQLMLETFSSQRRDILSGQKETKDIIREWPFLFHETGMKLHFRQLTGIHIDDCFEESAATKFRRIFRYFQFVQTDPSSRIGSILSQRLEGCDETCAAVLMLLAHFKEQQDKMFFHVDDTAVATDVDTTKLPWTPCIVVCGNNPLTAKMFMIAVDQVIIHDQLPIFKNAFQMMFCSYYLHNIDYPVEIGATLEFLQRCMFKINPDQGTKVSRKEKGRQYTMNPRVLSLISKIANFEWTE